In the genome of Amia ocellicauda isolate fAmiCal2 chromosome 3, fAmiCal2.hap1, whole genome shotgun sequence, one region contains:
- the sln gene encoding sarcolipin, protein MDRSAQELFLNFMIVLITVLLMWLLVKSYQE, encoded by the coding sequence ATGGATCGCTCCGCACAAGAGCTCTTCCTAAACTTCATGATCGTTTTAATCACAGTGCTGCTCATGTGGCTACTTGTCAAATCCTACCAGGAGTGA